A region from the Alnus glutinosa chromosome 5, dhAlnGlut1.1, whole genome shotgun sequence genome encodes:
- the LOC133868072 gene encoding disease resistance protein RUN1-like isoform X3, producing the protein MWTLEPESTSGNRIFPAKRATWFEVVIARCEVASLNDGCQWALEDTLGPSDIDAQYYYSYKAATPDSPVSKQLNDGLHKVGARNPFPRDHYRCIKAPACPAWKEVQRCCDNMSILITRYQGKHNHPLPTVMASTVVSNETSTFTQASLPLPYQPYHGSYMIKMSSHPPNIKSINPNNPNPSKGIVLDFTSDSDDPPQFMVDKSLVRDQDQNQAPKILVVEDPNKEVQSNPSTTSTSFSRPHCNYDVFLSFKGEDTRKNFTDHLYSALVQQGIRTFRDDEELPRGYASSKWCLNELVEIVQCENKNTIGHTLLPIFYQVKPSDVRKQTETFAEAFAMHEEQFQTDMKMVQRWREALTEAANCSGWDLESLANGYESKFIKQILEEILCKVNPAPLHVAKHEIGIMSRVNDIKDLLNLGTTDVRVVGIYGMGGIGKTTLAKAVYNEICAAFEGSSFLSNFKESLEKSDGLVHLQEQFLNDILKMNLKIDNGDRGISIITERICGKKVLVVVDDVDDFEKLHSLVEKEWLGPGSRIIITTRDEHVLSPLRADKKYKVRELDDWESLQLFRWHAFEMINPKEDYSELSIKAIRYAGGIPLVLVLLGSFLKDRSVVEWESELKKLEITPYDKIQNVLRISFDSLDEYTKGIFLDIACFFVDMDEKYVMKILDGCNFFPKIGIPILIQKSLVTIDDKKILRMHSLIRDMGREIIHGESPNLPGKRSRLWFHEDASNVLHEHTGIETVEGLILKVFGKDIHIKTEAFTNMKSLRLLQIDYVHPGTEPEVLMGNWGWLWPLLAPPSLRPCVHLKGSYEHLSEKLRWLRWHKCHLQFLPQNFHLENLVILDMQYSNLKQVWKKNKILNKLKVLNLSHSKYLTKSPNFFEMPQLETLILEGCTSLVEIHVSIGCLKNLVLLNLNGCKSLMNLPSSISNLRSLKTLDLSGCLQVDKLPDQVGSMIALTELLADGIAIKQLPSSFGLLKNLEIASLSRPKEQSSKSWLSLLLSLMSPKSLNPLCFLPPSISGLRSLTKLNLSGRNLSEDMFPVDFESLSSLKFLDLSRNNFRNLPDGIGRLSKLFNFQLQECTTLQSISGLFSSVAMLDASNCTSMERLSVSSNRKSGLYLYLRNCHKLTEIQGSENREISAIHNQAYNFMSHLQCPLTMGDDESRVIFLPGSEVPNWFSHRGHGVSVSFHVPSISKGQFLRLLICVVCSFNATFDIRYYRYHLGVNIRNKTRGNSKLLLPNHNAAFEDEDSSVSIMDRFYSVPQRKKGEKYHLFLFLTPLIRNKYELESGLIFNELVMESGEEIEVRCGHWQNVDVKKCGVHVVVDEPKVT; encoded by the exons ATGTGGACGCTGGAGCCAGAATCAACTTCAGGCAATCGTATCTTTCCAGCCAAGAGGGCAACTTGGTTTGAGGTGGTCATAGCCAGATGTGAAGTAGCCTCG TTGAACGATGGGTGCCAATGGGCTTTGGAGGACACGCTTGGTCCAAGTGATATTGATGCCCAATACTATTATAGTTACAAAGCAGCAACTCCAGATAGCCCAGTTAGTAAACA GTTGAACGATGGGTTGCATAAGGTTGGTGCACGAAATCCTTTTCCACGAGACCATTATAGGTGCATCAAGGCTCCAGCATGCCCAGCTTGGAAAGAG GTGCAGAGATGCTGTGATAACATGTCTATACTCATAACACGGTATCAAGGTAAACACAACCATCCACTTCCAACTGTCATGGCTTCCACTGTTGTTTCAAATGAAACCTCCACTTTCACCCAAGCATCCCTTCCGCTTCCTTACCAACCTTATCATGGTTCTTATATGATAAAAATGTCTTCTCATCCACCAAACATCAAAAgtataaaccctaacaaccctAACCCTTCCAAAGGAATTGTTCTTGACTTTACAAGTGACTCTGACGATCCACCTCAATTTATGGTGGACAAATCACTAGTGCGAGACCAAGACCAAAACCAGGCTCCCAAGATTCTAGTCGTCGAAGACCCAAACAAAGAAG TCCAATCAAACCCATCCACAACAAGCACCTCATTTTCCAGACCTCATTGCAATTATGACGTTTTCTTGAGTTTTAAAGGTGAAGACACTCGTAAGAACTTCACTGATCACCTTTATTCCGCTTTAGTGCAACAAGGAATTCGCACATTTCGAGATGACGAGGAACTTCCAAGAG GCTATGCTTCTTCCAAGTGGTGTCTTAATGAGCTTGTGGAGATCGTGCAGTGTGAGAATAAGAATACCATAGGCCACACTCTTCTTCCCATATTTTATCAAGTGAAACCCTCGGATGTTCGAAAACAAACCGAAACTTTTGCGGAAGCCTTTGCTATGCATGAAGAGCAGTTTCAAACCGATATGAAGATGGTGCAGAGGTGGAGGGAAGCTCTTACTGAAGCTGCAAATTGTTCTGGCTGGGATCTCGAGAGTCTTGCAAATGG GTATGAATCAAAATTCATCAAACAGATTCTTGAAGAAATTTTGTGTAAAGTTAACCCAGCTCCCTTGCATGTTGCCAAACACGAAATCGGAATAATGTCTCGTGTTAATGATATTAAAGATTTATTAAATCTTGGAACAACTGACGTTCGCGTTGTGGGCATTTACGGAATGGGTGGTATTGGCAAAACAACCCTAGCAAAAGCTGTCTATAATGAAATATGTGCTGCATTTGAAGGAAgtagttttctttcaaactttaaaGAAAGCTTAGAAAAGTCTGATGGCTTAGTTCATTTACAAGAACAATTTCTTAATGATATcttgaaaatgaatttgaagATTGATAATGGTGATAGag GAATTAGTATAATTACGGAAAGAATTTGTGGAAAAAAAgttcttgttgttgttgatgatgtAGATGACTTTGAAAAACTACACTCGTTAGTTGAAAAGGAATGGCTTGGTCCGGGTAGTAGAATCATTATAACTACCAGAGATGAACACGTGTTAAGTCCATTGAGAGCAGATAAGAAATATAAGGTCAGAGAATTGGATGATTGGGAGTCTCTTCAACTGTTCCGTTGGCATGCTTTCGAAATGATCAATCCAAAAGAAGATTACTCAGAGCTTTCAATTAAAGCAATTCGTTACGCTGGAGGTATTCCATTAGTTCTTGTGCTTTTGGGTTCTTTTCTTAAAGATAGAAGCGTAGTTGAATGGGAAAgtgaattgaaaaaattagaaataactCCTTATGACAAGATTCAAAATGTACTTCGAATAAGTTTTGATTCATTGGACGAGTATACAAAGGGCATATTCCTTGATATTGCATGTTTCTTTGTTGACATGGATGAAAAATATGTTATGAAAATACTTGATGGTtgtaatttctttccaaagattGGCATCCCTATTCTCATTCAGAAGTCACTTGTGACAATTGATGACAAAAAGATTTTGAGGATGCATAGTCTTATTCGAGATATGGGAAGGGAGATTATTCATGGAGAGTCACCGAATTTGCCAGGAAAACGTAGTAGATTGTGGTTTCATGAGGATGCATCAAATGTATTACATGAACATACG GGAATTGAAACAGTTGAGGGTCTAATCTTAAAAGTATTTGGCAAAGATATTCACATCAAAACTGAAGCATTTACCAATATGAAGAGTTTGAGATTACTTCAAATCGATTATGTTCatccagggacggagccagaagttcttatgg gaaattggggGTGGCTATGGCCCCTGTTAGcgcccccctccctccgtccctgtgTTCATCTCAAAGGATCTTATGAGCATCTCTCTGAAAAGCTAAGATGGCTTCGGTGGCATAAGTGCCATTTGCAATTTCTACCACAAAATTTTCATCTAGAAAACCTTGTTATTCTTGACATGCAGTATAGTAATCTCAAACAAGTTTGGAAGAAGAACAAA atACTCAACAAGTTGAAGGTCCTTAATCTTAGCCATTCCAAATATCTCACCAAATCACCAAACTTCTTTGAAATGCCACAACTGGAGACACTAATACTTGAAGGTTGCACAAGTTTGGTTGAGATTCACGTGTCCATTGGATGTTTGAAAAACCTTGTTTTGCTGAATTTAAACGGATGCAAGAGTCTTATGAATCTTCCAAGTAGCATTTCTAACTTAAGATCTCTCAAAACTCTAGATTTGTCTGGCTGCTTACAAGTTGACAAGTTACCGGATCAAGTAGGGAGTATGATTGCTTTAACAGAGCTACTTGCAGATGGAATTGCTATTAAGCAATTACCATCCTCCTTTGGTCTTTTGAAGAATCTTGAGATTGCATCATTATCTAGACCTAAAGAACAATCCTCAAAATCTTGGTTGTCACTTCTCTTATCATTGATGTCACCAAAAAGCTTGAACCCATTATGTTTTCTACCACCTTCTATTTCTGGATTACGTTCTTTGACAAAACTAAATCTCTCTGGGCGTAATTTATCTGAAGATATGTTTCCTGTTGATTTTGAGAGTTTGTCTTCACTCAAGTTTTTAGATTTATCAAGAAACAATTTTCGTAACCTACCTGATGGCATCGGTCGCCTTTCGAAATTGTTCAATTTCCAGTTACAAGAGTGTACGACTCTTCAATCAATTTCAGGACTCTTCTCAAGTGTAGCTATGTTGGATGCAAGCAATTGTACGTCAATGGAACGACTCTCAGTTTCATCAAACCGCAAGAGTGGACTATATTTGTACCTTCGTAATTGCCACAAATTGACTGAGATTCAAGGCTCGGAGAATCGGGAAATTTCTGCTATTCACAATCAAGCATATAATTTTATGAGTCATCTCCAG tgtcCGTTAACCATGGGCGATGATGAGTCTCGTGTCATTTTCCTCCCTGGTAGTGAGGTTCCAAATTGGTTCAGCCACAGGGGACATGGGGTTTCAGTATCCTTCCATGTACCTTCAATTTCAAAGGGTCAATTCCTTCGGTTGCTTATTtgtgttgtttgttcttttaatGCAACCTTTGATATAAGATATTATCGTTACCATCTTGGCGTGAACATCCGAAATAAAACTAGAGGCAACTCTAAATTGCTTCTGCCAAATCATAATGCCGCTTTTGAGGATGAGGACTCCTCTGTTTCTATTATGGATCGATTCTACTCTGTTccacaaagaaaaaaaggagaaaaatatcaTTTGTTTCTATTTCTGACGCCACTCATAAGAAATAAATATGAGCTGGAAAGTGGACTCATATTTAATGAATTGGTGATGGAAAGTGGAGAAGAAATTGAGGTGAGATGCGGACATTGGCAAAATGTTGACGTGAAGAAGTGCGGAGTTCATGTAGTAGTTGACGAGCCAAAAGTAACGTAA
- the LOC133868072 gene encoding disease resistance protein RUN1-like isoform X4 produces MSILITRYQGKHNHPLPTVMASTVVSNETSTFTQASLPLPYQPYHGSYMIKMSSHPPNIKSINPNNPNPSKGIVLDFTSDSDDPPQFMVDKSLVRDQDQNQAPKILVVEDPNKEVQSNPSTTSTSFSRPHCNYDVFLSFKGEDTRKNFTDHLYSALVQQGIRTFRDDEELPRGENISTELHNAIRGSKIFIVIFSQGYASSKWCLNELVEIVQCENKNTIGHTLLPIFYQVKPSDVRKQTETFAEAFAMHEEQFQTDMKMVQRWREALTEAANCSGWDLESLANGYESKFIKQILEEILCKVNPAPLHVAKHEIGIMSRVNDIKDLLNLGTTDVRVVGIYGMGGIGKTTLAKAVYNEICAAFEGSSFLSNFKESLEKSDGLVHLQEQFLNDILKMNLKIDNGDRGISIITERICGKKVLVVVDDVDDFEKLHSLVEKEWLGPGSRIIITTRDEHVLSPLRADKKYKVRELDDWESLQLFRWHAFEMINPKEDYSELSIKAIRYAGGIPLVLVLLGSFLKDRSVVEWESELKKLEITPYDKIQNVLRISFDSLDEYTKGIFLDIACFFVDMDEKYVMKILDGCNFFPKIGIPILIQKSLVTIDDKKILRMHSLIRDMGREIIHGESPNLPGKRSRLWFHEDASNVLHEHTGIETVEGLILKVFGKDIHIKTEAFTNMKSLRLLQIDYVHPGTEPEVLMGNWGWLWPLLAPPSLRPCVHLKGSYEHLSEKLRWLRWHKCHLQFLPQNFHLENLVILDMQYSNLKQVWKKNKILNKLKVLNLSHSKYLTKSPNFFEMPQLETLILEGCTSLVEIHVSIGCLKNLVLLNLNGCKSLMNLPSSISNLRSLKTLDLSGCLQVDKLPDQVGSMIALTELLADGIAIKQLPSSFGLLKNLEIASLSRPKEQSSKSWLSLLLSLMSPKSLNPLCFLPPSISGLRSLTKLNLSGRNLSEDMFPVDFESLSSLKFLDLSRNNFRNLPDGIGRLSKLFNFQLQECTTLQSISGLFSSVAMLDASNCTSMERLSVSSNRKSGLYLYLRNCHKLTEIQGSENREISAIHNQAYNFMSHLQCPLTMGDDESRVIFLPGSEVPNWFSHRGHGVSVSFHVPSISKGQFLRLLICVVCSFNATFDIRYYRYHLGVNIRNKTRGNSKLLLPNHNAAFEDEDSSVSIMDRFYSVPQRKKGEKYHLFLFLTPLIRNKYELESGLIFNELVMESGEEIEVRCGHWQNVDVKKCGVHVVVDEPKVT; encoded by the exons ATGTCTATACTCATAACACGGTATCAAGGTAAACACAACCATCCACTTCCAACTGTCATGGCTTCCACTGTTGTTTCAAATGAAACCTCCACTTTCACCCAAGCATCCCTTCCGCTTCCTTACCAACCTTATCATGGTTCTTATATGATAAAAATGTCTTCTCATCCACCAAACATCAAAAgtataaaccctaacaaccctAACCCTTCCAAAGGAATTGTTCTTGACTTTACAAGTGACTCTGACGATCCACCTCAATTTATGGTGGACAAATCACTAGTGCGAGACCAAGACCAAAACCAGGCTCCCAAGATTCTAGTCGTCGAAGACCCAAACAAAGAAG TCCAATCAAACCCATCCACAACAAGCACCTCATTTTCCAGACCTCATTGCAATTATGACGTTTTCTTGAGTTTTAAAGGTGAAGACACTCGTAAGAACTTCACTGATCACCTTTATTCCGCTTTAGTGCAACAAGGAATTCGCACATTTCGAGATGACGAGGAACTTCCAAGAGGTGAGAACATCTCAACCGAACTTCACAACGCGATTCGAGGATCAAAGATTTTCATTGTAATTTTCTCTCAAGGCTATGCTTCTTCCAAGTGGTGTCTTAATGAGCTTGTGGAGATCGTGCAGTGTGAGAATAAGAATACCATAGGCCACACTCTTCTTCCCATATTTTATCAAGTGAAACCCTCGGATGTTCGAAAACAAACCGAAACTTTTGCGGAAGCCTTTGCTATGCATGAAGAGCAGTTTCAAACCGATATGAAGATGGTGCAGAGGTGGAGGGAAGCTCTTACTGAAGCTGCAAATTGTTCTGGCTGGGATCTCGAGAGTCTTGCAAATGG GTATGAATCAAAATTCATCAAACAGATTCTTGAAGAAATTTTGTGTAAAGTTAACCCAGCTCCCTTGCATGTTGCCAAACACGAAATCGGAATAATGTCTCGTGTTAATGATATTAAAGATTTATTAAATCTTGGAACAACTGACGTTCGCGTTGTGGGCATTTACGGAATGGGTGGTATTGGCAAAACAACCCTAGCAAAAGCTGTCTATAATGAAATATGTGCTGCATTTGAAGGAAgtagttttctttcaaactttaaaGAAAGCTTAGAAAAGTCTGATGGCTTAGTTCATTTACAAGAACAATTTCTTAATGATATcttgaaaatgaatttgaagATTGATAATGGTGATAGag GAATTAGTATAATTACGGAAAGAATTTGTGGAAAAAAAgttcttgttgttgttgatgatgtAGATGACTTTGAAAAACTACACTCGTTAGTTGAAAAGGAATGGCTTGGTCCGGGTAGTAGAATCATTATAACTACCAGAGATGAACACGTGTTAAGTCCATTGAGAGCAGATAAGAAATATAAGGTCAGAGAATTGGATGATTGGGAGTCTCTTCAACTGTTCCGTTGGCATGCTTTCGAAATGATCAATCCAAAAGAAGATTACTCAGAGCTTTCAATTAAAGCAATTCGTTACGCTGGAGGTATTCCATTAGTTCTTGTGCTTTTGGGTTCTTTTCTTAAAGATAGAAGCGTAGTTGAATGGGAAAgtgaattgaaaaaattagaaataactCCTTATGACAAGATTCAAAATGTACTTCGAATAAGTTTTGATTCATTGGACGAGTATACAAAGGGCATATTCCTTGATATTGCATGTTTCTTTGTTGACATGGATGAAAAATATGTTATGAAAATACTTGATGGTtgtaatttctttccaaagattGGCATCCCTATTCTCATTCAGAAGTCACTTGTGACAATTGATGACAAAAAGATTTTGAGGATGCATAGTCTTATTCGAGATATGGGAAGGGAGATTATTCATGGAGAGTCACCGAATTTGCCAGGAAAACGTAGTAGATTGTGGTTTCATGAGGATGCATCAAATGTATTACATGAACATACG GGAATTGAAACAGTTGAGGGTCTAATCTTAAAAGTATTTGGCAAAGATATTCACATCAAAACTGAAGCATTTACCAATATGAAGAGTTTGAGATTACTTCAAATCGATTATGTTCatccagggacggagccagaagttcttatgg gaaattggggGTGGCTATGGCCCCTGTTAGcgcccccctccctccgtccctgtgTTCATCTCAAAGGATCTTATGAGCATCTCTCTGAAAAGCTAAGATGGCTTCGGTGGCATAAGTGCCATTTGCAATTTCTACCACAAAATTTTCATCTAGAAAACCTTGTTATTCTTGACATGCAGTATAGTAATCTCAAACAAGTTTGGAAGAAGAACAAA atACTCAACAAGTTGAAGGTCCTTAATCTTAGCCATTCCAAATATCTCACCAAATCACCAAACTTCTTTGAAATGCCACAACTGGAGACACTAATACTTGAAGGTTGCACAAGTTTGGTTGAGATTCACGTGTCCATTGGATGTTTGAAAAACCTTGTTTTGCTGAATTTAAACGGATGCAAGAGTCTTATGAATCTTCCAAGTAGCATTTCTAACTTAAGATCTCTCAAAACTCTAGATTTGTCTGGCTGCTTACAAGTTGACAAGTTACCGGATCAAGTAGGGAGTATGATTGCTTTAACAGAGCTACTTGCAGATGGAATTGCTATTAAGCAATTACCATCCTCCTTTGGTCTTTTGAAGAATCTTGAGATTGCATCATTATCTAGACCTAAAGAACAATCCTCAAAATCTTGGTTGTCACTTCTCTTATCATTGATGTCACCAAAAAGCTTGAACCCATTATGTTTTCTACCACCTTCTATTTCTGGATTACGTTCTTTGACAAAACTAAATCTCTCTGGGCGTAATTTATCTGAAGATATGTTTCCTGTTGATTTTGAGAGTTTGTCTTCACTCAAGTTTTTAGATTTATCAAGAAACAATTTTCGTAACCTACCTGATGGCATCGGTCGCCTTTCGAAATTGTTCAATTTCCAGTTACAAGAGTGTACGACTCTTCAATCAATTTCAGGACTCTTCTCAAGTGTAGCTATGTTGGATGCAAGCAATTGTACGTCAATGGAACGACTCTCAGTTTCATCAAACCGCAAGAGTGGACTATATTTGTACCTTCGTAATTGCCACAAATTGACTGAGATTCAAGGCTCGGAGAATCGGGAAATTTCTGCTATTCACAATCAAGCATATAATTTTATGAGTCATCTCCAG tgtcCGTTAACCATGGGCGATGATGAGTCTCGTGTCATTTTCCTCCCTGGTAGTGAGGTTCCAAATTGGTTCAGCCACAGGGGACATGGGGTTTCAGTATCCTTCCATGTACCTTCAATTTCAAAGGGTCAATTCCTTCGGTTGCTTATTtgtgttgtttgttcttttaatGCAACCTTTGATATAAGATATTATCGTTACCATCTTGGCGTGAACATCCGAAATAAAACTAGAGGCAACTCTAAATTGCTTCTGCCAAATCATAATGCCGCTTTTGAGGATGAGGACTCCTCTGTTTCTATTATGGATCGATTCTACTCTGTTccacaaagaaaaaaaggagaaaaatatcaTTTGTTTCTATTTCTGACGCCACTCATAAGAAATAAATATGAGCTGGAAAGTGGACTCATATTTAATGAATTGGTGATGGAAAGTGGAGAAGAAATTGAGGTGAGATGCGGACATTGGCAAAATGTTGACGTGAAGAAGTGCGGAGTTCATGTAGTAGTTGACGAGCCAAAAGTAACGTAA